One Microbacterium trichothecenolyticum DNA window includes the following coding sequences:
- the msrA gene encoding peptide-methionine (S)-S-oxide reductase MsrA → MTSGPTDTGEITRRPGTETAVLAGGCFWGVEDLIRRQPGVLDTRVGYTGGQNDHATYRNHPGHAEAVEIVFDPSQTSYRDILAFFFQIHDPSTLNRQGNDVGTSYRSAIFPLSPEQEQVARDTIADVDASGIWPAKVVTTIEPEAPFWEAEPEHQDYLVRIPNGYTCHFVRPGWVLPKREEASA, encoded by the coding sequence ATGACCAGCGGACCCACCGACACCGGCGAGATCACGCGTCGCCCGGGCACCGAGACCGCCGTCCTGGCGGGCGGCTGCTTCTGGGGCGTCGAGGACCTCATCCGCCGCCAGCCCGGCGTGCTCGACACGCGCGTCGGGTACACCGGCGGACAGAACGACCACGCCACCTACCGGAACCACCCCGGTCACGCCGAGGCCGTCGAGATCGTCTTCGACCCCTCGCAGACGAGCTACCGCGACATCCTCGCGTTCTTCTTCCAGATCCACGACCCGTCGACCCTGAACCGTCAGGGCAACGACGTCGGGACGAGCTACCGCTCCGCGATCTTCCCGCTCTCCCCCGAGCAGGAGCAGGTCGCGCGCGACACCATCGCCGACGTGGATGCGTCGGGCATCTGGCCCGCGAAGGTCGTCACGACCATCGAGCCCGAGGCGCCCTTCTGGGAGGCCGAGCCCGAGCACCAGGACTACCTCGTGCGCATCCCGAACGGGTACACGTGCCACTTCGTGCGCCCCGGCTGGGTGCTGCCCAAGCGTGAGGAAGCGTCCGCGTGA
- a CDS encoding arsenate reductase ArsC, whose translation MASVTILFVCVHNAGRSQMAAGYARTLGGDRVTVLSGGSAPGESLNPTAVAAMAEEGIDISAEVPQLLLTDDVRASDAVITMGCGDACPIFPGKRYEDWELTDPAGRGLDEVRPIRDDIKARVQRLLDDLLA comes from the coding sequence ATGGCATCCGTCACGATCCTCTTCGTCTGCGTCCACAACGCCGGCCGTTCGCAGATGGCGGCGGGCTACGCGCGAACGCTCGGCGGCGACCGGGTGACCGTGCTCTCGGGTGGCAGCGCCCCGGGGGAGTCGCTCAACCCCACGGCCGTCGCCGCGATGGCGGAGGAGGGCATCGACATCAGCGCCGAGGTCCCGCAGCTGCTGTTGACCGACGACGTGCGTGCGTCCGACGCCGTGATCACGATGGGCTGCGGCGATGCCTGCCCGATCTTCCCCGGCAAGCGCTACGAGGACTGGGAACTGACCGACCCCGCGGGCCGCGGCCTCGACGAGGTGCGACCGATCCGCGACGACATCAAGGCGCGCGTGCAGCGCCTGCTCGACGACCTGTTGGCATGA
- a CDS encoding ABC1 kinase family protein translates to MTDDDALLKARYRRITRFAARYLVQAWWYELFLPRFGLGWISARGRTRRLERIAQRFHVLAVDLGGLMIKVGQFMSSRLDVLPPSITKQLEGLQDEVPAVPFTQMRARAEEELGMPLERAFASVDERPLAAASLGQAHRAVLNDELADETGLRAVVLKIQRPGIDRIVDVDLRALRKVGVWLSKVALVRDRVDMPQLVEEFAATSLEEIDYLHEAANSERFAADFGGEGGVDVPEVVWERTTRRVLTLQDVTAIKINDVEALRAAGIDPSEVAARFAAVMFDQLFDEGFFHADPHPGNVFVTPVPSAEPGAPAWRFTFIDFGMMGEVPPSLRRGLRRVLIAAASRDGKGLVDGIRDVGVLLPSADTIQLERAMTHLFARFGGMGFAELQEVDPREFRAFAIEFGDVVRALPFQLPENFLLVLRAMSLTSGMCSALDPAFNLWDAVEPYAQRLIREESGHTAQALVREVGAAAAVTARLPRRADNLISRLEEGSLAVETPRIERRLRDLERMVRRVVSSVLFTGLLIGGVLLQAEQAALGTILMIVSVAPLAHALLAGFIARRNGG, encoded by the coding sequence ATGACCGACGACGATGCCCTGCTGAAGGCCCGTTATCGCCGCATCACGCGATTCGCCGCGCGTTACCTCGTGCAGGCGTGGTGGTACGAGTTGTTCCTGCCGCGGTTCGGCCTCGGGTGGATCTCCGCCCGGGGCCGCACCCGTCGGCTCGAGCGCATCGCGCAGCGTTTCCACGTGCTCGCGGTCGATCTCGGTGGCCTCATGATCAAGGTCGGCCAGTTCATGTCGTCACGTCTCGACGTGCTGCCTCCCTCGATCACGAAGCAACTCGAGGGCCTGCAGGACGAGGTGCCCGCGGTGCCCTTCACACAGATGCGGGCGCGGGCCGAGGAAGAGCTCGGGATGCCGTTGGAGCGGGCGTTCGCGAGCGTCGACGAGCGTCCCCTGGCCGCCGCTTCCCTCGGTCAGGCGCATCGGGCGGTCCTCAACGACGAGCTGGCCGACGAGACTGGTCTGCGCGCGGTCGTGCTGAAGATTCAGCGCCCGGGCATCGACCGGATCGTCGACGTCGACCTACGGGCTCTGCGCAAGGTGGGCGTGTGGCTCAGCAAGGTGGCGCTCGTGCGCGACCGCGTCGACATGCCCCAGCTCGTCGAGGAGTTCGCCGCCACGAGCCTCGAGGAGATCGACTACCTCCACGAGGCCGCGAACTCCGAGCGCTTCGCCGCCGATTTCGGGGGAGAGGGCGGCGTGGACGTGCCCGAAGTGGTCTGGGAGCGCACCACCCGCCGCGTGCTCACGCTGCAAGACGTCACGGCGATCAAGATCAACGACGTCGAGGCCCTGCGCGCCGCCGGCATCGACCCGTCCGAGGTCGCCGCGCGCTTCGCCGCGGTCATGTTCGACCAGCTCTTCGACGAGGGCTTCTTCCACGCCGACCCGCACCCCGGCAACGTGTTCGTGACGCCCGTCCCGTCCGCCGAGCCCGGTGCCCCCGCCTGGCGGTTCACCTTCATCGACTTCGGCATGATGGGCGAGGTCCCGCCGAGCCTGAGGCGGGGGCTGCGCCGCGTGCTCATCGCGGCGGCTTCCCGCGACGGCAAGGGGTTGGTCGACGGCATCCGCGACGTCGGGGTGCTGTTGCCCTCGGCAGACACGATCCAGCTCGAGCGTGCGATGACGCACTTGTTCGCGCGATTCGGCGGCATGGGGTTCGCCGAACTGCAAGAGGTCGACCCCCGCGAGTTCCGAGCTTTCGCGATCGAGTTCGGCGACGTCGTGCGCGCCCTGCCGTTCCAGCTGCCCGAGAACTTCCTCCTGGTCCTGCGCGCGATGTCGCTGACGAGCGGCATGTGCAGCGCCCTCGACCCCGCTTTCAATCTCTGGGACGCGGTCGAGCCCTATGCGCAGCGCCTGATCCGCGAGGAGAGCGGCCACACCGCGCAGGCCCTCGTGCGCGAGGTGGGGGCGGCGGCCGCTGTCACCGCACGCCTGCCGCGGCGCGCCGACAACCTCATCTCGCGGTTGGAAGAGGGCTCGCTCGCCGTGGAGACCCCGCGGATCGAGCGCCGGCTCCGCGACCTCGAGCGCATGGTGCGGAGGGTGGTGTCGTCGGTGCTGTTCACCGGCCTCCTGATCGGGGGAGTGCTGCTGCAGGCCGAGCAGGCCGCTCTCGGCACGATTCTGATGATCGTGTCGGTGGCACCGCTCGCGCACGCACTTCTGGCGGGGTTCATCGCCCGCCGCAACGGCGGCTGA
- a CDS encoding PadR family transcriptional regulator: MSGSFLGDAFGGRGGGNTPGWPVSNILEGLEQLRTQFEQKTNSGPRMNKGDVRSAVLSLLIEQPMHGYQIIREIEERSGGSWKPSPGSVYPTLQLLTDEGLVQSEESNGRKTYSLTAEGRAAAGDETTERTAPWESAGTRDSGRMTALPKAGVELAQAAAQVARTGDKEQVAQAVEILDEARRKLYSILAQG; this comes from the coding sequence ATGAGTGGTTCATTCCTGGGAGACGCGTTCGGTGGACGCGGCGGCGGCAACACCCCGGGCTGGCCGGTGTCCAACATCCTCGAGGGTCTCGAGCAGCTGCGCACGCAGTTCGAGCAGAAGACCAACTCGGGGCCGCGCATGAACAAGGGCGATGTTCGCTCGGCGGTGCTCTCGCTCCTGATCGAGCAACCCATGCACGGCTACCAGATCATCCGAGAGATCGAGGAGCGCAGCGGCGGGTCGTGGAAGCCGAGTCCTGGATCCGTGTACCCCACGCTGCAGCTGTTGACCGACGAGGGGCTCGTACAGTCCGAGGAGTCGAACGGGCGCAAGACGTACTCCCTCACCGCCGAGGGGCGCGCCGCCGCGGGCGACGAGACCACCGAGCGCACGGCGCCGTGGGAATCTGCCGGAACCCGCGACAGCGGACGCATGACCGCGCTGCCCAAAGCCGGTGTCGAGCTGGCGCAGGCGGCAGCCCAGGTCGCACGCACGGGAGACAAGGAGCAGGTGGCGCAAGCGGTCGAGATCCTCGACGAAGCCCGTCGTAAGCTCTACTCCATCCTCGCCCAGGGCTGA
- a CDS encoding NUDIX hydrolase, whose amino-acid sequence MPSPRAQLETLVRDLGHDGFADLRALPVEGAARPAAVLILFGVLDGIPSRRVAAHVPSDLDVLLLARASTLRAHPGQVAFPGGRVDRGDTDAVAAALREAREETGLDPAGVDVLGTLAPVPLAYSRHEVTPVLGWWSQPTPVRAVDAAESADVFRAPVADLLDPARRGSTVIRRDGREWHGPAFALETASGPQTLWGFTAMVLDGLFDRLGWTEPWDATREIPLPGE is encoded by the coding sequence ATGCCCTCACCCCGCGCCCAGCTAGAGACGCTCGTCCGCGACCTCGGTCACGACGGGTTCGCCGACCTGCGGGCCCTTCCGGTCGAGGGCGCGGCGCGACCGGCGGCGGTGCTCATCCTGTTCGGGGTGCTCGACGGCATCCCGAGCCGCCGCGTCGCCGCTCACGTCCCGAGCGATCTCGACGTCCTGCTCCTGGCGCGGGCGAGCACCCTGCGCGCGCACCCCGGGCAGGTCGCCTTTCCCGGCGGCCGGGTCGATCGGGGAGATACGGATGCCGTGGCGGCGGCGCTGCGAGAGGCACGCGAGGAGACGGGGCTCGATCCCGCGGGTGTCGACGTGCTCGGGACGCTCGCACCCGTTCCGCTCGCCTACTCCCGCCACGAGGTGACGCCCGTGCTCGGCTGGTGGTCGCAGCCGACCCCCGTACGGGCCGTCGACGCGGCCGAGTCGGCGGACGTGTTCCGCGCCCCGGTCGCCGACCTGCTCGACCCGGCGCGCCGCGGGTCGACGGTGATCCGCCGCGACGGTCGCGAGTGGCACGGACCGGCGTTCGCACTCGAGACGGCTTCCGGGCCGCAGACGCTGTGGGGCTTCACCGCGATGGTGCTCGACGGCCTCTTCGACCGGCTCGGGTGGACGGAGCCCTGGGATGCGACGCGCGAGATTCCGCTCCCGGGGGAGTAA
- a CDS encoding NAD(P)/FAD-dependent oxidoreductase: MSEYDVVVVGAGLAGLRAATRLAEAGRDVVVLEAGDAVGGRERTDIVDGFRLDRGFHVVNPAYPAVRRWVDVDALALRRFPVAVGVRLEDRLARVAHPLRHPSSIAETLRSGLVRPADLMALARWAAPTVVSARAAKTGPDRALVEAWDRAGLRGPLRESVLEPFLAGVLADDRQETSDAFVRLLVRSFALGRPGVPAAGIGALPAQLAETACRAGAGIRLGHRVVSTRPRAHGWHVGIEDQDAVTARAVVIATGLDPSLDVPLPRPRGLQTWWFATPAAPSSDAALRVDGRRRGPIVNTAIMTNTAPTYAPRSQHLIQATCVMPSAASESGIRRQLAEIWEADTRGWRLLRRDDIAGALPAQDPPLRLRRRVRMGDGRYVAGDHRDTASIQGALVSGQRAAEAVLADLAG; this comes from the coding sequence ATGAGCGAGTACGACGTCGTCGTGGTGGGCGCGGGGCTTGCGGGTCTGCGCGCAGCCACCCGACTGGCCGAAGCCGGCCGTGACGTCGTGGTGCTCGAGGCGGGCGACGCCGTCGGCGGCCGCGAGCGCACCGACATCGTCGACGGTTTCCGTCTGGATCGGGGATTCCACGTCGTGAACCCCGCCTACCCCGCGGTCCGGCGATGGGTCGACGTCGATGCTCTCGCACTGCGCCGCTTCCCGGTCGCGGTAGGCGTGCGGCTCGAGGACCGGCTGGCGCGCGTGGCGCATCCCCTCCGGCATCCCTCCTCGATCGCCGAGACCCTGCGCAGCGGACTCGTGCGGCCGGCCGACCTCATGGCGCTGGCTCGGTGGGCGGCGCCGACGGTGGTCTCCGCCCGCGCGGCGAAGACCGGACCCGACCGGGCGCTCGTGGAGGCGTGGGATCGTGCGGGGCTCCGCGGGCCCCTCCGCGAGAGCGTGCTCGAACCGTTCCTCGCGGGCGTGCTAGCCGATGACCGGCAGGAGACCTCCGACGCTTTCGTCCGCCTGCTCGTCCGCAGCTTCGCGCTCGGGCGTCCTGGTGTGCCGGCCGCGGGGATCGGCGCGCTGCCTGCCCAGCTCGCCGAGACCGCCTGCCGCGCCGGGGCCGGCATCCGGCTCGGGCATCGCGTGGTCTCGACCCGTCCCCGCGCCCACGGGTGGCACGTCGGTATCGAGGATCAGGATGCCGTCACCGCCCGCGCCGTGGTCATCGCGACGGGCCTCGACCCTTCGCTCGACGTGCCGCTCCCCCGGCCGCGAGGCCTGCAGACGTGGTGGTTCGCCACCCCTGCGGCCCCGTCGAGCGACGCCGCGCTGCGCGTTGATGGGCGCCGCCGGGGACCGATCGTCAACACCGCGATCATGACGAACACCGCACCCACCTACGCGCCCCGCAGCCAGCACCTCATCCAGGCCACGTGCGTGATGCCCTCCGCGGCGTCGGAGTCCGGCATCCGTCGCCAGCTCGCCGAGATCTGGGAGGCCGACACCCGCGGCTGGCGCCTGCTGCGGCGCGACGACATCGCCGGGGCCCTGCCCGCGCAGGACCCGCCCCTGCGTCTCCGACGGCGCGTTCGTATGGGCGACGGGCGCTACGTCGCGGGAGACCACCGCGACACGGCGTCGATCCAGGGCGCCCTCGTCTCGGGGCAGCGGGCGGCCGAGGCGGTGCTCGCCGACCTCGCGGGGTGA
- the pgi gene encoding glucose-6-phosphate isomerase produces MTAPIDPTTTSAWSRLSALRDDFEPDLRGWFATTPDRVSALTRTVGDLHVDLSKNLVTPEVLDALVALAAETGVRERFADMLRGAHLNTSEDRAVLHTALRRPAGAEPALVVDGQQVDHDVQEVLDRLSAFADRVRAGEWRGVTGKKVETVVNIGIGGSDLGPVMVYEALLPYADAGIHARFVSNIDPTDIAQKTADLDPETTLFIVASKTFTTLETLTNARLARDWLWEKLAAAGAIADTDEARTAAVAHHFVAVSTALDKVAAFGIDPTNAFGFWDWVGGRYSVDSAIGLSLAITLGPDVFRELLAGFHAVDVHVASTPLEQNVPVLMGLLNVWYTNFLGAQSHAVLPYAQQLHRFPAYLQQLTMESNGKSVRWDGTPVTTDTGEVFWGEPGTNGQHAFYQLIHQGTRLIPADFIAFVNPAYPLADDGRDVHGLLLANFLAQTKALAFGKTAEEVEAEGTTGALVAARTFPGNRPTTSIFAPSLTPSVLGQLIALYEHITFTQGTVWGINSFDQWGVELGKQLALQIAPAVEGDDEALAAQDASTAGLLQYYRAHRS; encoded by the coding sequence GTGACTGCGCCTATCGACCCCACCACCACCTCCGCCTGGTCCCGTCTGAGTGCTCTGCGCGACGACTTCGAGCCCGACCTCCGCGGTTGGTTCGCCACCACCCCCGACCGCGTGAGCGCTCTGACCCGCACCGTCGGCGACCTGCACGTCGACCTGTCGAAGAACCTCGTGACGCCCGAGGTTCTCGACGCGCTCGTGGCGCTCGCCGCTGAGACCGGAGTGCGCGAGCGCTTTGCCGACATGCTCCGCGGTGCGCACCTCAACACCAGCGAAGACCGCGCCGTGCTGCACACGGCGCTTCGCCGACCCGCCGGTGCGGAGCCCGCGCTCGTCGTCGACGGGCAGCAGGTCGACCACGACGTGCAGGAGGTGCTCGACCGGCTCAGCGCCTTCGCCGACCGCGTGCGCGCGGGCGAGTGGCGCGGCGTCACGGGTAAGAAGGTCGAGACCGTCGTCAACATCGGCATCGGCGGCAGCGACCTCGGTCCCGTGATGGTCTACGAGGCCCTCCTCCCGTATGCCGATGCGGGCATCCACGCGCGCTTCGTGTCGAACATCGACCCGACCGACATCGCGCAGAAGACCGCCGATCTCGACCCCGAGACCACGCTCTTCATCGTCGCATCGAAGACGTTCACGACGCTGGAAACCCTGACCAACGCCCGCCTCGCGCGCGACTGGCTGTGGGAGAAGCTGGCCGCCGCGGGCGCGATCGCCGACACCGACGAAGCCCGCACCGCCGCCGTCGCGCACCACTTCGTCGCCGTGTCCACCGCGCTCGACAAGGTGGCCGCGTTCGGCATCGACCCCACCAACGCATTCGGCTTCTGGGATTGGGTGGGCGGTCGCTATTCCGTGGACTCCGCCATCGGCCTGTCGCTGGCGATCACGCTGGGGCCCGACGTCTTCCGCGAACTGCTCGCCGGCTTCCATGCGGTCGATGTGCACGTGGCATCCACCCCCCTCGAACAGAACGTGCCGGTCCTCATGGGGCTGCTGAACGTCTGGTACACGAACTTCCTCGGTGCCCAGTCGCACGCCGTCCTCCCTTATGCGCAGCAGCTGCACCGCTTCCCGGCGTACCTGCAGCAGCTCACCATGGAGTCCAACGGCAAGTCCGTGCGTTGGGACGGCACGCCCGTGACGACCGACACCGGCGAGGTGTTCTGGGGCGAGCCCGGCACGAACGGTCAGCACGCCTTCTACCAGCTCATCCACCAGGGCACGCGCCTCATCCCCGCCGACTTCATCGCCTTCGTCAACCCGGCCTACCCGCTGGCCGACGACGGCCGCGATGTGCACGGTCTTCTCCTGGCGAACTTCCTCGCGCAGACCAAGGCGCTGGCCTTCGGCAAGACGGCCGAAGAGGTGGAGGCCGAGGGCACGACCGGAGCCCTCGTCGCCGCTCGCACCTTCCCGGGCAACCGGCCGACGACGTCGATCTTCGCGCCGTCGCTGACGCCGTCGGTGCTCGGTCAGCTCATCGCGCTGTACGAGCACATCACCTTCACCCAGGGCACGGTCTGGGGCATCAACTCCTTCGACCAGTGGGGCGTCGAGCTCGGCAAGCAGCTCGCCCTGCAGATCGCGCCCGCCGTTGAGGGCGATGACGAGGCGCTCGCGGCGCAGGATGCCTCGACGGCGGGGTTGCTGCAGTACTACCGCGCTCACCGCTCGTGA
- a CDS encoding SDR family NAD(P)-dependent oxidoreductase, which yields MTRTIVITGASDGIGAASAKQLHDLGEEVVVVGRNPEKTARVAGTLGVDSLVADFSDLAQVRELAASLLERYPRIDVLANNAGGVFGERTLTGDGLELTFQVNHLAPFLLTALLRERLLESRASVIQTSSAAARLFPRFDLNDLQAEHRYSSTTAYGNAKLANVLFTKELHRRYGDRGLSAVAFHPGVIASSFGSTSDGPWKWLYGGPLAQRLMTSTSVGGARLTWLALGKPGVDWDPGGFYANNRAARTSRLADDPAVAKSLWERSAILAGLEG from the coding sequence ATGACCCGCACGATCGTCATCACGGGAGCGAGCGACGGCATCGGCGCCGCCTCCGCGAAGCAGCTGCACGATCTCGGCGAGGAGGTCGTCGTCGTCGGGCGCAATCCCGAGAAGACCGCTCGCGTCGCGGGCACGCTCGGGGTGGACTCGTTGGTCGCCGACTTCAGCGACCTGGCGCAAGTGCGCGAGCTCGCGGCATCCCTGCTCGAGAGATACCCCCGTATCGACGTGCTCGCCAACAACGCCGGCGGTGTGTTCGGCGAGCGCACGCTCACCGGCGACGGGCTCGAGCTGACCTTCCAGGTCAACCATCTCGCGCCGTTCCTGCTGACCGCGCTGCTGCGCGAGCGACTCCTCGAATCGCGCGCCTCGGTCATCCAGACCTCCAGCGCCGCCGCACGCCTGTTCCCGCGCTTCGACCTGAACGACCTGCAGGCCGAGCACCGATATTCGTCGACCACCGCGTACGGAAACGCGAAGCTCGCGAACGTGCTGTTCACGAAGGAGCTGCACCGCCGCTACGGCGATCGGGGGCTCTCGGCCGTCGCCTTCCACCCCGGTGTCATCGCGTCCAGCTTCGGCTCGACGTCGGACGGGCCGTGGAAATGGCTGTACGGCGGACCGCTCGCGCAGCGGCTGATGACGTCGACGTCGGTCGGCGGTGCGCGCCTGACGTGGCTCGCCCTGGGCAAGCCGGGTGTCGACTGGGATCCGGGCGGCTTCTACGCGAACAACAGGGCGGCGCGCACGAGCCGCCTCGCCGACGACCCCGCCGTGGCGAAGTCGTTGTGGGAGCGCAGCGCGATCCTCGCGGGGCTCGAGGGCTGA
- a CDS encoding G5 domain-containing protein — MSGQQPGWFPDPSDASRWRWWDGAAWTDRVGENGRERPVPLPVTRRRGRLPLWAWIAIAVVALPIVFLLWPVVVLAAVVLLVTGIVALFTGKRTWVRFASRRAALGVTAVAAAIVLVSGGVTAALPRAPVAPAVAEPVASNAPSARASATPTPVVTPTPVAVTTEVSVVTAVPFAKTSVDDGGIARGESRVTTAGVDGESRAVYRVTTTDGVETARVLVSESVTRAPVSEVTSVGTYVAPPPPAAAPPAEAQAEAKGCHASYADACVPIDSDVDCGGGSGNGPSYFDGVARVVGPDVYKLDGDGDGWACNG; from the coding sequence ATGAGCGGGCAGCAGCCTGGGTGGTTTCCGGACCCTTCCGACGCGTCGCGGTGGCGCTGGTGGGACGGTGCAGCGTGGACGGATCGCGTGGGAGAGAACGGACGGGAGCGACCCGTGCCGCTCCCGGTGACGCGGCGCCGCGGTCGCCTGCCGCTCTGGGCGTGGATCGCGATCGCTGTCGTCGCTCTGCCGATCGTCTTCCTTCTCTGGCCGGTCGTCGTCCTCGCCGCGGTCGTGCTGTTGGTGACGGGGATCGTCGCTCTGTTCACCGGAAAGCGCACGTGGGTCCGATTCGCGTCCCGGCGGGCGGCTCTCGGCGTCACCGCGGTGGCGGCCGCGATCGTGCTGGTCTCGGGTGGAGTCACCGCTGCCCTTCCCCGCGCACCGGTCGCTCCGGCGGTCGCGGAACCCGTGGCATCCAACGCCCCGTCCGCTCGCGCGAGCGCGACGCCGACGCCTGTCGTGACGCCGACGCCGGTGGCGGTCACCACCGAGGTCTCCGTCGTCACAGCCGTTCCCTTCGCGAAGACCTCTGTCGACGACGGCGGAATCGCCCGCGGCGAGTCTCGCGTGACGACGGCCGGGGTCGACGGCGAGTCGAGGGCCGTCTACCGTGTCACGACGACGGACGGTGTCGAGACCGCGCGGGTGCTCGTGAGCGAGTCGGTCACGCGCGCACCCGTGTCCGAGGTCACGTCGGTCGGCACCTACGTCGCGCCACCGCCTCCCGCCGCCGCTCCTCCCGCCGAGGCGCAGGCGGAGGCGAAGGGATGCCACGCGAGCTACGCCGACGCCTGCGTGCCCATCGACTCCGACGTCGACTGCGGGGGTGGCTCGGGCAACGGTCCGTCGTACTTCGACGGCGTCGCGCGCGTCGTCGGGCCCGACGTCTACAAGCTCGACGGTGACGGCGACGGGTGGGCCTGCAACGGCTGA
- the msrB gene encoding peptide-methionine (R)-S-oxide reductase MsrB produces MSTEYRKTSEALGRLTDRQFAVTQDDATEPPFRNEYWDNHEAGIYVDVVSGQPLFSSTDKFESGSGWPSFTKPIDDAAVIEKTDRTLWMTRTEVRSAGADSHLGHLFDDGPRDAGGLRYCMNSAALRFVPVSDLEEQGYGAYRALFRQGQSS; encoded by the coding sequence GTGAGCACGGAGTACCGGAAGACGTCGGAGGCGCTCGGCCGCCTCACCGACCGCCAGTTCGCCGTCACGCAGGACGACGCCACCGAACCGCCGTTCCGCAACGAGTACTGGGACAACCACGAGGCAGGGATCTACGTCGACGTCGTGTCGGGGCAGCCGCTGTTCTCGTCGACCGACAAGTTCGAAAGCGGGTCGGGCTGGCCGAGCTTCACCAAGCCCATCGACGACGCCGCCGTCATCGAGAAGACCGACCGCACCCTGTGGATGACGCGCACCGAGGTGCGTTCCGCCGGTGCCGACAGTCACCTCGGGCATCTGTTCGACGACGGCCCGCGCGATGCCGGCGGGCTGAGATACTGCATGAACTCGGCTGCCCTCCGGTTCGTGCCCGTCTCCGACCTCGAGGAGCAGGGCTACGGTGCCTACCGCGCTCTGTTCCGGCAAGGACAGTCCTCATGA
- a CDS encoding phospholipase, which translates to MLRSDLKIAHVNRARRTLVTAATCAGLALGMVATTGLAIAAPTSLPDASASSFAAPGTAVSVSTAPTLDAITSDAATAMSGAQAALSSATTVQADVASTGLPLSIGDASIDTGALQDAVERLGSTDLLPVLLVPALSQNAEVETDRVAARVAEVKGSLDEAKAAKAAADAAAEAQRQAEAAAAAEAQRQQEAAEALARVNTPDGARAYAAQLASDTYGWGSDQFSCLSSLWNKESGWDYQAYNPSGATGIPQSLPGSKMATFGDDWRTNAATQIAWGLDYISRGYGTPCSAWGHSQAMNWY; encoded by the coding sequence TTGCTGCGTTCCGACCTGAAGATCGCCCACGTCAACCGCGCCCGTCGCACTCTCGTCACCGCCGCCACGTGCGCGGGCCTCGCGCTCGGCATGGTGGCCACGACCGGTCTCGCGATCGCTGCGCCGACCTCGCTGCCGGACGCATCGGCGTCGTCGTTCGCCGCGCCCGGCACGGCGGTCTCGGTGTCGACCGCTCCCACGCTCGATGCCATCACCTCCGATGCAGCCACCGCGATGTCGGGGGCGCAGGCCGCGCTCTCGAGTGCCACGACGGTTCAGGCCGACGTCGCCTCCACCGGCCTGCCGCTCTCGATCGGCGACGCCTCGATCGACACCGGGGCGCTGCAAGACGCGGTCGAGCGTCTGGGATCGACCGACCTGCTGCCCGTCCTGCTCGTGCCCGCGCTGAGTCAGAACGCCGAGGTCGAGACCGACCGGGTCGCTGCCCGCGTGGCCGAGGTGAAGGGCAGCCTCGACGAGGCCAAGGCCGCGAAGGCGGCCGCCGACGCCGCCGCTGAGGCGCAGCGCCAGGCCGAGGCTGCCGCCGCGGCTGAGGCCCAGCGTCAGCAAGAGGCGGCGGAGGCCCTCGCCAGGGTCAACACCCCCGACGGTGCCCGCGCCTACGCGGCGCAGCTGGCGTCCGACACGTACGGGTGGGGGAGCGATCAGTTCTCGTGCCTGTCGTCGCTGTGGAACAAGGAGTCGGGCTGGGACTACCAGGCCTACAACCCCAGTGGCGCCACCGGCATCCCGCAGTCGCTGCCGGGGAGCAAGATGGCGACGTTCGGCGATGACTGGCGGACGAACGCCGCGACGCAGATCGCCTGGGGTCTCGACTACATCTCGCGCGGCTACGGCACTCCGTGCAGCGCGTGGGGCCATTCGCAGGCGATGAACTGGTACTGA